In one window of Blattabacterium sp. (Cryptocercus punctulatus) str. Cpu DNA:
- the tsaD gene encoding tRNA (adenosine(37)-N6)-threonylcarbamoyltransferase complex transferase subunit TsaD, translating into MKKKLIIIGIESTCDDTAVSIINNREVLSNVIIRQKIHKKYGGVVPELASRFHDKNIYLAVNKAISLSKIDKYEIDAVSFSLGPGLIGSLLVGASFAKSFSIGLKIPLLTVNHVQAHILVHFIQNANINNSFPKFPFLCLMISGGHTQIIKVNDFFKMEILGSTLDDSVGDAFDKIARMLGIYYPGGPLLDHFSKSGYSKKFNFFKNQNVNELDFSFSGFKSHIFQFIKKKSKKNSLFIKNNLADLCASVQRTISEILLEKIHKATIKTGIFRIVLAGGVSANNEIRRNFILFAKKNKKWEIFIPKKKYSIDNGAMIAITGLFKYKKNFFDSINVTPYTKFQKF; encoded by the coding sequence ATGAAAAAAAAACTTATTATTATTGGCATAGAATCCACATGTGATGATACCGCTGTTTCTATTATTAATAATAGAGAAGTTTTATCTAATGTAATTATCCGTCAAAAAATTCATAAAAAATATGGGGGGGTAGTTCCTGAATTAGCTTCAAGATTTCATGATAAAAATATTTATTTAGCTGTAAATAAAGCTATTTCTTTATCAAAGATAGATAAATATGAAATTGATGCTGTATCTTTTTCTTTAGGCCCAGGATTAATCGGATCTTTATTAGTAGGAGCTTCTTTTGCAAAATCTTTTTCAATTGGATTAAAAATTCCTTTATTAACTGTCAATCATGTACAAGCACATATACTTGTCCATTTTATACAAAATGCAAATATCAATAATTCTTTTCCCAAATTTCCTTTTTTATGTTTAATGATTAGTGGGGGGCATACCCAAATAATAAAAGTAAATGATTTTTTTAAAATGGAAATTCTAGGATCTACCTTAGATGATTCTGTAGGAGATGCATTTGATAAAATAGCTAGGATGTTGGGTATTTATTATCCTGGAGGACCATTATTGGATCATTTTTCTAAAAGTGGATATTCTAAAAAATTTAATTTTTTCAAAAACCAAAATGTGAATGAATTAGATTTTAGTTTTAGTGGATTTAAAAGCCATATTTTTCAATTTATTAAAAAAAAATCAAAAAAAAATTCATTATTTATTAAAAATAATTTAGCAGATTTATGTGCTTCTGTGCAAAGAACTATATCAGAAATACTTTTGGAAAAAATACATAAAGCAACTATAAAAACTGGAATTTTTAGAATAGTTTTAGCAGGAGGAGTTTCCGCTAATAATGAAATTAGACGTAATTTTATTCTTTTTGCAAAAAAAAATAAAAAATGGGAAATTTTTATTCCAAAAAAAAAATATTCCATAGATAATGGAGCTATGATAGCTATTACAGGACTATTTAAATACAAAAAAAATTTTTTTGATTCTATAAATGTAACTCCATATACAAAATTTCAAAAATTCTAA
- the gcvP gene encoding aminomethyl-transferring glycine dehydrogenase: MNEDFFIKKFYSRHIGPSCEEIHEMLKILKYKSIKDLINHTIPKEIRLKKRLNLPNAISEYQYLNHIYRISKKNRIYRSYIGLGYKNTITPAVIQRNILENPNWYTPYTPYQSEISQGRLEALINFQTMVSDITGMKISNASMLDEGTAIADAMFMIYKESLKIKKIQKNFSYFFVSDEVFPQTFSILKTRCYGLGIKLIKDFHGNLKKYKKKKIFGLLLSYPSPSGEIYDYREIVKYAKNKNISVIVSSDLLALTLLKPPGEWGADVVVGSSQSFGIPMGYGGPHAAFLATCDKYKRFLPGRIIGESMDKKNKKAFRMALQTREQHIKREKATSNICTSQVLPAIMASMYALYHGPNGLKIIAENIHKNTKKLECLLMNTIGDNIHQMNIFYFDTLRIKIKNSDFFFLKKLKKISERRKINFRYVDKNYLTITLDETTYEKDINHIVSIFHQVSKKNIKKKFIEKEKYRIPNFLKRTSNFLVHPIFHKFHSENELMRYIKRLEKKDLSLTHSMMPLGSCTMKLNSSAELFSLSQYEWRNIHPFSPKNQTKGYQFIIKNLEKYLKEITGFSGVSLQPNSGAQGEYAGLMVIKAYHESLHEYKRNIALIPTSSHGTNPASASIAGMKVVLIFTKQDGSIDENDLLKKVKENKNLISVLMITYPSTHGVYESNIKEIIDLIHEYGGLVYMDGANMNAQIGLIKPAEIGIDICHINLHKTFAIPHGGGGPGMGPICVAPHLKPFLPNHPFQKNSNQKNELTISSSPYGSSLILTISYAYIRMLGPDGLKKCTEISILNANYIKNKLKKFYKILYVGNNNTVAHELIIDCRVFKSIEIEVIDIAKRMMDYGFHAPTISFPVEGCMMIEPTESESKEELDRFIETLIKIREEIYEIEKGLFTKKENVLKNAPHSLDILTGNNWIYPYTREKAAYPLNWVKERKFWPSIDRIDDGYGDRNLICRCT, from the coding sequence ATGAATGAGGATTTTTTTATAAAAAAATTCTATTCCAGACATATAGGCCCATCTTGTGAAGAAATTCACGAAATGTTGAAAATATTAAAATACAAATCTATAAAAGATTTAATAAATCATACTATTCCAAAAGAAATACGTTTAAAAAAACGATTAAATCTACCAAATGCAATCTCTGAATATCAATATTTAAATCATATTTATAGAATCAGTAAAAAAAATAGAATTTATCGTTCTTATATAGGATTAGGATATAAAAATACTATAACTCCAGCTGTAATTCAAAGAAATATTTTAGAAAATCCAAATTGGTATACCCCTTATACTCCATATCAATCCGAAATATCTCAAGGCCGTTTAGAAGCCTTAATTAATTTTCAGACTATGGTTTCAGATATTACTGGAATGAAAATTAGTAATGCTTCTATGTTAGATGAAGGTACAGCTATAGCTGATGCTATGTTCATGATTTATAAGGAAAGTTTAAAAATAAAAAAAATACAAAAAAACTTTTCCTATTTTTTTGTTTCAGATGAAGTTTTTCCACAAACATTTTCCATTTTAAAAACAAGATGTTATGGTTTAGGAATAAAGTTGATTAAAGATTTTCATGGAAACTTAAAAAAATATAAAAAAAAAAAAATATTTGGATTATTACTTTCTTATCCGTCTCCTTCAGGAGAAATATATGACTACCGTGAAATAGTAAAATATGCAAAAAATAAAAATATATCAGTAATAGTATCCAGTGATTTATTAGCCCTAACTTTATTAAAACCTCCTGGAGAGTGGGGTGCTGATGTTGTTGTAGGATCTAGTCAATCTTTTGGTATACCTATGGGTTATGGGGGGCCACATGCTGCTTTTTTAGCTACTTGTGATAAATATAAACGATTTCTTCCAGGAAGAATTATTGGAGAATCCATGGATAAAAAAAATAAAAAAGCATTTCGTATGGCTTTACAAACAAGAGAACAACATATAAAAAGAGAAAAAGCTACTTCTAACATTTGTACATCACAAGTATTACCTGCTATAATGGCTTCTATGTATGCTTTATATCATGGTCCAAATGGATTAAAAATAATTGCAGAAAATATTCATAAAAATACTAAAAAATTAGAATGTTTATTGATGAATACTATTGGTGATAATATTCATCAAATGAATATATTTTATTTTGATACTCTTAGAATAAAAATAAAAAATTCAGATTTTTTTTTCTTAAAAAAATTAAAAAAAATATCTGAACGTAGAAAAATTAATTTCAGATATGTAGATAAAAATTATTTAACAATTACTTTAGACGAAACAACTTATGAAAAAGATATTAACCATATTGTTTCTATTTTTCATCAAGTTAGTAAGAAAAATATCAAAAAAAAATTTATAGAAAAAGAAAAATATAGAATTCCCAATTTTTTAAAAAGAACCTCTAATTTTTTAGTACATCCAATTTTTCATAAGTTTCATTCAGAAAATGAACTGATGCGTTATATCAAAAGATTAGAAAAAAAAGATCTCTCTTTAACCCATTCTATGATGCCTTTAGGATCATGTACTATGAAATTAAATTCTTCTGCAGAATTATTCTCTTTAAGCCAATATGAATGGAGAAATATTCATCCTTTTTCCCCTAAAAATCAGACAAAAGGATATCAATTTATTATTAAAAATTTGGAAAAATATTTGAAAGAAATAACTGGTTTTTCTGGAGTTTCTTTACAACCAAATTCGGGGGCTCAAGGAGAGTATGCTGGACTTATGGTAATTAAAGCTTATCATGAATCATTACACGAATATAAAAGAAATATAGCCTTAATTCCTACTTCATCACATGGTACTAATCCAGCTTCAGCAAGTATAGCTGGAATGAAAGTCGTTTTAATTTTTACTAAACAAGATGGATCTATCGATGAAAATGATTTGTTAAAAAAAGTAAAAGAAAATAAAAATTTAATATCTGTATTAATGATAACTTATCCATCTACTCATGGAGTATATGAATCAAATATAAAAGAGATAATAGATCTTATTCATGAGTATGGAGGATTAGTTTATATGGATGGAGCAAATATGAATGCACAAATAGGATTAATTAAACCAGCAGAAATTGGAATAGATATATGTCATATTAATCTACATAAAACTTTTGCTATACCTCATGGTGGAGGAGGGCCTGGAATGGGACCAATTTGTGTTGCACCTCATTTAAAACCATTTCTTCCTAATCATCCTTTTCAAAAAAATTCAAATCAAAAAAATGAATTAACCATTTCATCATCTCCATATGGATCTTCTTTAATTTTAACAATTTCTTATGCATATATTCGTATGTTGGGTCCAGATGGACTTAAAAAGTGTACGGAAATATCTATCTTAAATGCTAATTATATAAAAAATAAATTAAAAAAATTTTATAAAATATTATATGTTGGTAATAATAATACAGTTGCACACGAACTTATTATAGATTGTAGAGTTTTTAAAAGTATTGAAATAGAAGTAATAGATATAGCAAAAAGAATGATGGATTATGGATTTCATGCTCCTACTATATCCTTTCCTGTAGAAGGATGTATGATGATAGAACCTACAGAAAGTGAATCTAAAGAAGAATTAGACCGTTTTATTGAAACACTTATAAAAATACGTGAAGAAATCTATGAAATAGAAAAAGGTCTATTTACGAAAAAAGAAAATGTATTAAAAAATGCACCTCATAGTTTAGATATATTAACTGGAAATAATTGGATATATCCTTATACTAGAGAAAAAGCTGCTTATCCATTGAATTGGGTTAAAGAAAGAAAATTTTGGCCATCAATAGATCGAATTGATGATGGATATGGAGATAGAAATTTAATTTGTAGATGTACTTAA